A genome region from Mercenaria mercenaria strain notata chromosome 11, MADL_Memer_1, whole genome shotgun sequence includes the following:
- the LOC123532248 gene encoding A-kinase anchor protein 5-like, which translates to MAKYLLTIGESEHIEPTRIESLTIGESEHIEPTRIESLTIGESEHIEPTRIESLTIGESEHIEPTRIESLTIGESEHIEPIRIESLTIGESEHIEPIRIESLTIGESEHIEPTRIESLTIGESEHIEPIRIESPTIGESEHIEPTRIESPTIGESEHIEPIRIESLTIGESEHIEPIRIESLTIGESEHIEPTRIESLTIGESEHIEPTRIESLTIGESEHIEPTRIESLTIGESEHIQLTQIESLTVGECISSTYQDNWYPGYVEKIMDNSTAIVKFMTHCRKMGCFQRPLREDKQVVNIKFVTGQKLVPDHINADR; encoded by the coding sequence ACTAACAATTGGAGAGTCAGAACATATTGAGCCAACCCGAATAGAAAGTCTAACAATTGGAGAATCAGAACATATTGAGCCAACCCGAATAGAAAGTCTAACAATTGGAGAATCAGAACATATTGAGCCAACCCGAATAGAAAGTCTAACAATTGGAGAATCAGAACATATTGAGCCAACCCGAATAGAAAGTCTAACAATTGGAGAGTCAGAACATATTGAGCCAATCCGAATAGAAAGTCTAACAATTGGAGAATCAGAACATATTGAGCCAATCCGAATAGAAAGTCTAACAATTGGAGAATCAGAACATATTGAGCCAACCCGAATAGAAAGTCTAACAATTGGAGAGTCAGAACATATTGAGCCAATCCGAATAGAAAGTCCAACAATTGGAGAATCAGAACATATTGAGCCAACCCGAATAGAAAGTCCAACAATTGGAGAATCAGAACATATTGAGCCAATCCGAATAGAAAGTCTAACAATTGGAGAATCAGAACATATTGAGCCAATCCGAATAGAAAGTCTAACAATTGGAGAATCAGAACATATTGAGCCAACCCGAATAGAAAGTCTAACAATTGGAGAATCAGAACATATTGAGCCAACCCGAATAGAAAGTCTAACAATTGGAGAGTCAGAACATATTGAGCCAACCCGAATAGAAAGTCTAACAATTGGAGAGTCAGAACATATTCAGCTAACCCAAATAGAAAGTCTAACAGTTGGAGAGTGTATTTCTTCAACATACCAAGACAACTGGTACCCTGGTTATGTGGAGAAAATTATGGACAATTCTACAGCGATTGTCAAGTTCATGACTCACTGTCGTAAGATGGGTTGTTTTCAGCGGCCACTGAGAGAAGATAAGCAAGTTGTAAACATTAAGTTTGTGACTGGCCAGAAATTGGTGCCAGACCATATAAATGCAGATAGATAA